In Parabacteroides timonensis, the genomic stretch CTTTACACTGAATTTCCAACCCAAGACAATCAGGGAAGCGATCAATAACCCGCCATTAATTGCAAAATACGTGTACTGGACATTCAGTCCGGTAGCCCAATACACAATAGAAGCAATACCCGGCACCCCTCCGGTAGTAATGTCGTTGGGCAAAAGAAAAACTGTCCACCCAATAGCATAAAAAAGCATGCCCAGAGCGATCATCAGATAATCGTGCAGCTCTCTCAGCATTAACTGCCTTGAGGTAATCGATAAAGTTGATTTCATTTCAAATGTTTATTTTAATATCGTTATAATGATCACCATGCCTAAAAACAAATTTTGCAGCCTCACCAAAACGAAGCTGCAAAATTAATGAAGATTAAATCAATTTATCGGTATGATCCGATGAATTTATAAAAAAGGGATTGTTAAATTTCTATTACAATGGACCAGCCGGTCAGTAACTCCATTTATCATGCCATTCTATGATCGGTTGATCGCCCTCGAAACGGATAGGCAGCCAGATATAACGACCATCTATTGCATTGTCGGGAGTCCAGCGATCACCCATATAAATGAATTGTTCCGGTTTACCGGGAGTCGGTAAAACATAGGTACTTTGGGAATGGAAGGAGAGATCGGCATCAGCCCCTACAAACGGATTTTGCAGTTCTTCCCAGGGTCCCCAGATAGACGATGCCATAGCAGAGCGTCCGGCATTCGGAGCCCATCCTGTACAACCGGACATGATCAGATAGTATTTCCCGTCACGTTTGAACATAGCCGGTGCTTCCATAAAACGACCCGGAAAGAAACGGGCATAGGTTCCGGAATAATTCGTATAGTCATCTGTCAACTGAGAAATATGTAAAGTACTGTTCTCTTCAGAAGAATAGATATGGTACGCTTTACCATCGTCATCTACAAAAAGATTCATATCACGCGCCATCTGTCCGCCTTCCATATCACGTCCGAGCAGATTCAGACTGTCCGGATGAGCAGGTAAACTACCACCGGTGAACTGGCTTCTATCCGATTCAGGAACGCCCTGTTTATGAATCTCCTGTACATTGATCGGCCAATGACCCGCATTAGGACGTACGGCACGAAGAAATTGATAAGGACCTGTCACCTTATCACTTACAGCAATACCGCTAAGTGCACCGGAGTACCCCGCTCCTTTCGGTTCCAGGTGAAACCACATTACATAATTGTTATTCTTCTTGTTATAGATCACTTTCGGACGTTCCAGGATACACCCCTCTGCAATGCTATGCGAAGGATCGTCTTTCACAACAGATAAAGCAACACCTTCATCTTTCCAGTTATACAGGTCTTTGGAAGAATAACAATGAACACCGACCAGGGCATTATTACCGGCGGTTCCTTCCGTCTTATGTTCGCCAAACCAGTAATAAGTATCTCCGACATGAAGGATCCCTCCCCCATGGGCGTTAATATGCACACCTTGATTATCCGGCCATAGTTCTCCCGGAGTAAAAACTCCTCCTGACTGCTCCGTACCTGTTTTACTTTTACAACTCACAAAAGTAAAAGCAAACAACAACACACATATCTGTATAAACCGAACTTTCTTCATACGGCTATACATCACAGATACGAATACATTTTTCAAGAGAAGCAATCTTGTCCTCCTGGCGAGGTACAAATTCCTGACCGACAAATCCTTTATAGCCGGTTTCCACTATCGCCTTCATGATAGCCGGATAATAAAGTTCCTGTGTCTCATCGATCTCTGCACGTCCGGGGTTTCCTCCGGTATGGATATGGGAGAAATATTCGTGGTACTTCTGAATATTTTCAATGATATTGCCTTCCATAATCTGCATATGATAGATATCATACAGAAGCTTAAAGTTAGGAGAACCGATACGACGGCACAGTTCCACTCCCCAAATAGTATGATCGCACTGATAGTCCTTATGTCCTACGCTATTCAGCAGCTCCATTGTCAGGACGACATTATGTTTCTCTGCCAACGGCATCAAGCGTTTCAATCCTTTCTCACAGTTTTCCCATCCCTGAAGATCTGTCAGTCCGTTCCGTTTGCCGGAGAAACAGATCAGATTAGTCAATCCCGCCTCAGCGACCATAGGAATAACCTGCTCGTAGCTGGCTACCAGTTCATCATGCAACTTAGGATCATTGAACCCGCGGTCGATACCCAGTCCGGCCCCCTGGCACATAGCCACAGTCAACCCGTGTTTTTGTACGACCGGCCAGTCCTTCGGATCAAGTAGCTCGATCGATTCAATCCCTATATTCTTGCATATTCCGCAAAACTCATCCAACGGATAGCTGCCGAAGCACCATTTACTAACGGAATGGCGGATATTACCTTTCAAGGGTTCCTTTGTTTCTACTTTCTTCTTTTTCGCAGGATTGGCGGCATCCAGTCCGGATACGGCTAATGCAGCACCACCTACCAACGCGGTCTTAATGGCTGTTCTTCTTGAGATGTTTTCCATGTTATTCAGAATTGATAATTAATTTAGATGGTACAAATATAAGAAAAGAATCTATTTCAGCACCTTATCGATCCACGGTAACACCCATTCTTCTTTAAAATAATGATTCTTCGGATCGACATTGACCAGATCGAAATAGGTATCCCGATCGATACCCTCCGGAACTTCTTCTATTTGCTTCCGGTCTTTCGGATCGGCAAACTTCTTATAATGATAGAACGTGAAGTTATCCGGTTTACCTGCTATCCGATAGGCTTTACCGATCAGGTCGAAATCGCGGTCGAGGCCACCTTCCGTACAAATAACCGGACGGGGAGCCAAAGCCGCAACCAGATCGGGAAAGTCAAATTGCGTCAGAAAGCCAGGTATCAAATGCTCAATAGAATTCGGGAAAGGACGTGACCCTTTCGGATC encodes the following:
- a CDS encoding glycoside hydrolase family 43 protein, whose translation is MKKVRFIQICVLLFAFTFVSCKSKTGTEQSGGVFTPGELWPDNQGVHINAHGGGILHVGDTYYWFGEHKTEGTAGNNALVGVHCYSSKDLYNWKDEGVALSVVKDDPSHSIAEGCILERPKVIYNKKNNNYVMWFHLEPKGAGYSGALSGIAVSDKVTGPYQFLRAVRPNAGHWPINVQEIHKQGVPESDRSQFTGGSLPAHPDSLNLLGRDMEGGQMARDMNLFVDDDGKAYHIYSSEENSTLHISQLTDDYTNYSGTYARFFPGRFMEAPAMFKRDGKYYLIMSGCTGWAPNAGRSAMASSIWGPWEELQNPFVGADADLSFHSQSTYVLPTPGKPEQFIYMGDRWTPDNAIDGRYIWLPIRFEGDQPIIEWHDKWSY
- a CDS encoding TIM barrel protein, with the protein product MENISRRTAIKTALVGGAALAVSGLDAANPAKKKKVETKEPLKGNIRHSVSKWCFGSYPLDEFCGICKNIGIESIELLDPKDWPVVQKHGLTVAMCQGAGLGIDRGFNDPKLHDELVASYEQVIPMVAEAGLTNLICFSGKRNGLTDLQGWENCEKGLKRLMPLAEKHNVVLTMELLNSVGHKDYQCDHTIWGVELCRRIGSPNFKLLYDIYHMQIMEGNIIENIQKYHEYFSHIHTGGNPGRAEIDETQELYYPAIMKAIVETGYKGFVGQEFVPRQEDKIASLEKCIRICDV